A section of the Humulus lupulus chromosome 2, drHumLupu1.1, whole genome shotgun sequence genome encodes:
- the LOC133818121 gene encoding uncharacterized protein LOC133818121 isoform X1: MARSLTALLLILVIFSSGYASVSATPPAKIVSGVVSNVVSALVKWLWSLKSTTKTAISSRSMMKFESGYTVETVFDGSKMGIEPYSVEVSPSGQLLVLDSENSNIYKISTPLSRYSRPKLVAGSPEGYAGHIDGKPREARLNHPKGLTADDRGNIYIADTMNMAIRKISDTGVTTIAGGKWGRGGDHVDGPSEDAKFSDDFDVVYIGSSCSLLIIDRGNQAIREIQLNYDDCSYQYDSSFHLGIAMLVAAAFFGYMLALLQRRVRAMFSSQEVSNAPQIQDRIFQNCPNPRSRIYWSYKDARTPMKRAMPMAPYQKPPNSVRPPLIPPEDESERSEEGIFGSFGRLILNTGSSVAEIFGGLFSGFRSKPRHYQIQHQFHQQNKYSNSWPMQESFVIPDEDEPPSLEMRTPTPKRTYPFMTKELEKSHHVKQSRAYYNTWDGEYRQQQQQQQVQPQQQHQQQHHHRHYSASPETYYEKSCETNEIVFGAVQEQDGRREAVVIKAVDYGDPVYNHHNIRPRLNYMGYSHVY, encoded by the exons ATGGCGCGGAGTTTGACTGCTTTGCTTCTCATTTTGGTGATTTTTTCTTCTGGCTATGCTTCAGTTTCAGCCACACCTCCTGCAA AAATTGTAAGTGGGGTTGTTTCAAATGTGGTATCTGCACTAGTTAAATGGCTTTGGTCATTAAAATCCACCACCAAAACTG CAATTTCTAGCCGTTCGATGATGAAATTTGAGAGTGGGTATACTGTGGAAACAGTATTTGATGGAAGTAAAATGGGAATAGAACCTTACTCGGTTGAAGTATCTCCAAGTGGGCAGCTTCTCGTTTTGGATTCTGAGAATAGtaacatctacaagatctcaacACCATTGTCACGAT ATAGCCGGCCTAAGCTAGTTGCTGGGTCACCTGAAGGATATGCTGGGCATATAGATGGCAAACCGAGAGAAGCAAGATTGAATCACCCTAAAGGACTGACTGCAGATGACAGGGGAAATATTTACATTGCTGACACAATGAACATGGCTATCAGGAAGATAAGCGATACAG GGGTTACAACAATTGCTGGTGGAAAATGGGGCCGAGGAGGTGACCATGTTGATGGTCCAAGTGAAGATGCAAAGTTTTCTGATGACTTTGATGTCGTTTATATTGGAAGTAGCTGCTCTCTTTTGATTATAGACAGAGGAAACCAGGCAATTCGAGAGATCCAACTCAATTATGATGACTGCTCATACCAATATGACAGCAGTTTCCATTTGG GTATAGCAATGCTGGTTGCAGCAGCATTCTTTGGTTACATGTTGGCTCTACTTCAGCGCAGGGTGCGGGCTATGTTTTCTTCACAAGAGGTGAGTAATGCCCCTCAAATTCAAGATAGAATTTTCCAAAATTGTCCAAATCCCAGAAGTAGGATATATTGGTCATATAAG GATGCAAGAACTCCCATGAAGAGAGCCATGCCAATGGCACCATATCAGAAGCCTCCTAACTCTGTCAGGCCCCCTTTAATTCCACCCGAGGATGAATCTGAGAGATCAGAAGAGGGTATTTTCGGTTCATTTGGGAGGCTTATCCTCAACACTGGCTCATCTGTGGCTGAAATATTTGGGGGGTTGTTTTCAGGCTTTAGAAGCAAACCTCGTCATTATCAGATTCAGCATCAATTTCATCAAcaaaacaaatattcaaattcatgGCCCATGCAAGAAAGCTTTGTAATTCCAGATGAAGATGAGCCTCCATCACTAGAAATGAGAACCCCAACACCAAAGAGAACCTATCCATTCATGACCAAAGAACTGGAAAAGAGTCACCATGTGAAGCAGAGCCGAGCTTATTACAACACGTGGGATGGTGAATATCGCCaacagcaacagcagcagcaggTGCAGCCACAGCAGCAGCATCAACAGCAGCACCACCACAGGCATTATTCAGCTAGTCCAGAAACTTACTACGAGAAGAGTTGTGAGACGAATGAGATAGTCTTTGGAGCAGTTCAAGAGCAGGACGGCCGGCGTGAAGCTGTGGTTATAAAGGCTGTAGACTATGGAGATCCTGTTTATAATCACCACAACATCCGACCCCGGCTCAATTACATGGGTTATTCCCATGTGTATTGA
- the LOC133818121 gene encoding uncharacterized protein LOC133818121 isoform X2 produces the protein MARSLTALLLILVIFSSGYASVSATPPAKIVSGVVSNVVSALVKWLWSLKSTTKTAISSRSMMKFESGYTVETVFDGSKMGIEPYSVEVSPSGQLLVLDSENSNIYKISTPLSRYSRPKLVAGSPEGYAGHIDGKPREARLNHPKGLTADDRGNIYIADTMNMAIRKISDTGVTTIAGGKWGRGGDHVDGPSEDAKFSDDFDVVYIGSSCSLLIIDRGNQAIREIQLNYDDCSYQYDSSFHLGIAMLVAAAFFGYMLALLQRRVRAMFSSQEDARTPMKRAMPMAPYQKPPNSVRPPLIPPEDESERSEEGIFGSFGRLILNTGSSVAEIFGGLFSGFRSKPRHYQIQHQFHQQNKYSNSWPMQESFVIPDEDEPPSLEMRTPTPKRTYPFMTKELEKSHHVKQSRAYYNTWDGEYRQQQQQQQVQPQQQHQQQHHHRHYSASPETYYEKSCETNEIVFGAVQEQDGRREAVVIKAVDYGDPVYNHHNIRPRLNYMGYSHVY, from the exons ATGGCGCGGAGTTTGACTGCTTTGCTTCTCATTTTGGTGATTTTTTCTTCTGGCTATGCTTCAGTTTCAGCCACACCTCCTGCAA AAATTGTAAGTGGGGTTGTTTCAAATGTGGTATCTGCACTAGTTAAATGGCTTTGGTCATTAAAATCCACCACCAAAACTG CAATTTCTAGCCGTTCGATGATGAAATTTGAGAGTGGGTATACTGTGGAAACAGTATTTGATGGAAGTAAAATGGGAATAGAACCTTACTCGGTTGAAGTATCTCCAAGTGGGCAGCTTCTCGTTTTGGATTCTGAGAATAGtaacatctacaagatctcaacACCATTGTCACGAT ATAGCCGGCCTAAGCTAGTTGCTGGGTCACCTGAAGGATATGCTGGGCATATAGATGGCAAACCGAGAGAAGCAAGATTGAATCACCCTAAAGGACTGACTGCAGATGACAGGGGAAATATTTACATTGCTGACACAATGAACATGGCTATCAGGAAGATAAGCGATACAG GGGTTACAACAATTGCTGGTGGAAAATGGGGCCGAGGAGGTGACCATGTTGATGGTCCAAGTGAAGATGCAAAGTTTTCTGATGACTTTGATGTCGTTTATATTGGAAGTAGCTGCTCTCTTTTGATTATAGACAGAGGAAACCAGGCAATTCGAGAGATCCAACTCAATTATGATGACTGCTCATACCAATATGACAGCAGTTTCCATTTGG GTATAGCAATGCTGGTTGCAGCAGCATTCTTTGGTTACATGTTGGCTCTACTTCAGCGCAGGGTGCGGGCTATGTTTTCTTCACAAGAG GATGCAAGAACTCCCATGAAGAGAGCCATGCCAATGGCACCATATCAGAAGCCTCCTAACTCTGTCAGGCCCCCTTTAATTCCACCCGAGGATGAATCTGAGAGATCAGAAGAGGGTATTTTCGGTTCATTTGGGAGGCTTATCCTCAACACTGGCTCATCTGTGGCTGAAATATTTGGGGGGTTGTTTTCAGGCTTTAGAAGCAAACCTCGTCATTATCAGATTCAGCATCAATTTCATCAAcaaaacaaatattcaaattcatgGCCCATGCAAGAAAGCTTTGTAATTCCAGATGAAGATGAGCCTCCATCACTAGAAATGAGAACCCCAACACCAAAGAGAACCTATCCATTCATGACCAAAGAACTGGAAAAGAGTCACCATGTGAAGCAGAGCCGAGCTTATTACAACACGTGGGATGGTGAATATCGCCaacagcaacagcagcagcaggTGCAGCCACAGCAGCAGCATCAACAGCAGCACCACCACAGGCATTATTCAGCTAGTCCAGAAACTTACTACGAGAAGAGTTGTGAGACGAATGAGATAGTCTTTGGAGCAGTTCAAGAGCAGGACGGCCGGCGTGAAGCTGTGGTTATAAAGGCTGTAGACTATGGAGATCCTGTTTATAATCACCACAACATCCGACCCCGGCTCAATTACATGGGTTATTCCCATGTGTATTGA